In Borrelia duttonii Ly, one DNA window encodes the following:
- a CDS encoding tyrosine-type recombinase/integrase produces the protein MKEYEILKAKIKELEKQNSILRKETRQYKKELLQTKSNTKSKPTPIRFYLNDKTIRLVKKSIDKLKQIDPISGWFVHILSITGCREVEIQNIRLDDIIRETNNNGDVFYSLRVNVAKKRSNICIREVVISKSEFEAIEEIHKLHFKNKGQDSRRTYLFQKSKHRFKDNRINISEISKQFKELLTKSGFKHRKSLHICRNIFIATLKSKGYNSFEIKELMKYASTAEIDNVYGLSKASKLKAYHDIKDGFK, from the coding sequence ATGAAAGAATATGAAATATTAAAAGCAAAAATCAAAGAACTCGAGAAACAAAATTCAATATTACGCAAAGAAACAAGGCAATATAAGAAGGAATTATTACAAACCAAAAGCAATACTAAATCTAAACCAACACCAATAAGATTTTATTTAAATGATAAGACTATAAGATTAGTAAAGAAAAGTATAGACAAACTTAAACAGATAGATCCAATCTCAGGATGGTTTGTTCATATACTCTCAATTACAGGTTGTAGAGAAGTAGAGATTCAAAATATAAGACTTGATGACATAATAAGAGAAACAAACAATAATGGTGATGTATTTTATAGTTTACGTGTAAATGTAGCAAAAAAGAGAAGTAATATTTGCATTAGAGAAGTAGTAATAAGTAAATCTGAATTTGAAGCTATAGAGGAAATTCATAAACTTCATTTTAAAAATAAAGGACAAGATTCAAGACGTACTTACCTATTTCAAAAAAGTAAACATCGATTTAAAGATAATAGAATAAATATAAGTGAAATTTCAAAACAATTTAAAGAATTACTAACAAAATCAGGATTTAAACATCGTAAATCACTACATATATGTAGAAATATATTTATTGCAACACTTAAAAGTAAAGGATACAATTCATTTGAAATTAAAGAATTAATGAAATATGCATCAACGGCTGAAATAGATAATGTTTATGGTCTTTCAAAAGCAAGTAAATTAAAAGCATATCATGATATTAAAGATGGCTTTAAATAA
- a CDS encoding Mlp family lipoprotein, translated as MKITNFTLILLLLMSSCEQDNNTNKGIKSRNKRDLEQQVEAKKTPEETLREKLNDNQKKGLDFLKEALNSDSELNKFLNEDESKIKEALDHIQSELAKCTGENASEKKGTFKQVVEGALKGGLDNFKGQAASTCDQEQ; from the coding sequence ATGAAAATAACCAATTTTACTTTGATTTTATTACTATTAATGAGTAGTTGTGAACAAGATAATAACACAAATAAAGGAATTAAAAGTAGAAACAAAAGAGACTTAGAACAACAAGTAGAAGCAAAAAAAACACCTGAAGAAACATTGAGAGAAAAGTTAAATGACAATCAGAAAAAAGGCCTAGATTTTTTAAAAGAAGCTTTAAATAGCGACTCTGAACTCAATAAATTTTTAAATGAAGACGAATCCAAAATAAAAGAGGCTCTTGATCACATTCAATCAGAACTTGCAAAGTGCACAGGTGAAAATGCATCTGAAAAAAAAGGAACATTTAAACAAGTAGTAGAAGGTGCTTTGAAAGGTGGATTAGATAATTTTAAAGGACAAGCAGCTAGTACTTGCGATCAAGAACAATAA
- a CDS encoding DUF261 domain-containing protein has protein sequence MKLQQNDNRFLLEIRRWGCYFLSLHYYIASLTKNKFDFKDINDNYYQFVSLGYMRINCYILNPCRILSFFGIKRDVRVEDKDYKCLKDEFEISEVKIKNNIGSHFMATNNTEVLYDPLFLKDRGQEYHIKSKRIFRKI, from the coding sequence ATGAAATTACAACAAAATGATAATAGATTTTTATTAGAGATTAGACGTTGGGGTTGTTACTTTTTATCTTTGCATTATTATATAGCATCACTTACAAAGAACAAATTTGACTTTAAGGATATTAATGATAATTATTATCAATTTGTTAGTTTAGGTTATATGAGGATTAATTGTTATATTTTAAATCCATGTAGAATCTTAAGTTTCTTTGGCATTAAACGAGATGTTCGTGTTGAAGATAAAGATTATAAGTGTTTAAAAGATGAATTTGAAATAAGTGAAGTTAAGATAAAGAATAATATTGGATCCCATTTTATGGCAACAAATAATACAGAAGTTTTATATGATCCTCTTTTTCTTAAAGATAGAGGACAAGAGTATCATATAAAATCTAAGCGTATATTTAGAAAAATATGA
- a CDS encoding single-stranded DNA-binding protein yields the protein MIIHVIIFILIILYRVLKFICKCLRNIIKKYVYDYHTTKEYNEYLGNFVFVISKEWRSDVGFMMMGVLMSDINNITLSGRLVKDSLLSYSSTNLAILNFSIANNIKVKREGEWRDNAQFFNCVLFGKRAETLFHFLSQGKQVVVQGSMRHEYYKDKHSGVDKIKSIIFVEQLRLFGTGTKHHNPKVDIPVPVPPHVPDSACEFNEDIPF from the coding sequence ATGATTATACATGTAATAATCTTTATTTTAATAATTTTATATCGTGTGTTAAAATTTATATGTAAGTGTTTAAGAAATATTATTAAAAAATATGTTTATGACTATCATACAACAAAAGAATACAATGAATATTTAGGTAACTTTGTATTTGTGATCTCCAAAGAATGGAGATCAGACGTAGGCTTTATGATGATGGGGGTTTTGATGTCTGACATTAATAACATCACATTATCAGGACGCTTAGTTAAAGATTCACTTTTATCTTATAGTAGTACAAATTTAGCTATACTAAATTTTTCTATAGCTAATAATATTAAAGTCAAAAGAGAAGGTGAGTGGAGAGATAATGCACAATTTTTTAATTGTGTATTATTTGGTAAACGAGCAGAAACTCTTTTTCATTTTCTTAGTCAAGGTAAACAAGTCGTTGTTCAGGGATCTATGAGACATGAGTATTATAAGGATAAACATAGTGGAGTTGATAAAATTAAAAGCATTATTTTTGTAGAGCAATTGAGATTGTTTGGTACAGGTACTAAGCATCATAATCCTAAAGTTGATATTCCTGTTCCTGTTCCTCCGCATGTTCCTGATTCTGCTTGTGAATTTAATGAAGATATTCCTTTTTAG
- a CDS encoding DUF603 domain-containing protein: MNKVKRAYEDYAMYFEEDRLSDAEIAKELCVSRANVCKMRQKWEISQDNPKEFSSDNKITICKTTLDSVLGRVLENNAKARELKSQFSITKSQLGLKFMKAFNNFLELELEDCIEEINLLEREIKMIKNKGNSRELQDKKIKLKDLKREKEDKTMKLCYETMKKFKIADLDEGRFRFGG; encoded by the coding sequence ATGAATAAAGTAAAAAGAGCATATGAAGATTATGCCATGTATTTTGAAGAAGATCGATTAAGTGATGCTGAAATAGCGAAAGAGCTTTGTGTTTCACGAGCTAATGTATGTAAGATGAGACAAAAATGGGAGATTAGTCAAGATAATCCAAAAGAGTTTTCTAGTGACAATAAAATAACCATTTGTAAAACTACTCTTGATAGTGTCTTAGGTCGAGTACTCGAAAACAATGCCAAAGCACGTGAGCTCAAAAGTCAATTCAGTATAACTAAAAGTCAACTTGGACTTAAGTTTATGAAGGCATTTAACAATTTTTTAGAATTAGAACTTGAAGATTGTATAGAAGAAATAAATCTATTGGAGAGAGAGATCAAAATGATTAAAAATAAAGGAAATAGTAGAGAACTTCAAGATAAGAAGATCAAACTCAAAGACTTAAAGCGTGAGAAAGAAGATAAAACAATGAAGTTATGTTATGAAACAATGAAGAAATTCAAAATTGCAGACTTAGATGAGGGTAGATTTAGGTTTGGAGGATAA